A genomic window from Solanum dulcamara chromosome 11, daSolDulc1.2, whole genome shotgun sequence includes:
- the LOC129874613 gene encoding uncharacterized protein At4g15970-like, with amino-acid sequence MLSDLSSCDCAAAANSVLLLRRVGTVALLFVAASFSCFVLYRAGEIIGFKIPDSLSSHAPRVFFFIPPSPHPLDTQEYKLEKVLKDAAMADKTVILTTLNEAWAAPDSVIDLFLESFRIGNHTRELLNHLVIIALDEKAFSRCLALHTYCYALVSEGVDFSKEAYFMTHDYLKMMWTRIDFLKGVLEMGYNFVFTDADVMWFRDPFPHFYKDADFQIACDHFLGNPEDVENRPNGGFLFVRSNNRSIEFYKFWYTSRETYPNLHDQDVLNNIKYDSFIIDIDLKMRFLDTTYFGGFCEPSKDLNIVCTMHANCCFGLESKLHDLRVVLQDWKNFLSLPPTLKRSLALSWRVPQNCSLDSLHLYAPPLESVKQENLE; translated from the exons ATGTTATCTGATTTATCATCTTGTGATTGTGCCGCCGCTGCAAATTCGGTTTTGTTGCTTCGCCGCGTCGGGACGGTGGCCCTCTTATTTGTTGCCGCTTCTTTCTCTTGTTTTGTCCTTTACAGAGCGGGTGAAATTATTGGATTCAAGATCCCTGACTCTCTCAGCTCACATGCACCTCGTGTTTTCTTCTTTATCCCTCCCTCGCCCCATCCCTTG GATACTCAGGAGTATAAGCTTGAAAAGGTTTTGAAAGATGCTGCTATGGCGGATAAAACCGTAATTTTAACGACCTTAAATGAAGCATGGGCTGCCCCAGATTCTGTTATTGATCTCTTTCTTGAAAGCTTTAGAATTGGCAATCACACCCGTGAGCTTTTGAATCATTTAGTAATTATTGCCTTAGATGAGAAGGCATTCTCCCGGTGCTTGGCTCTACATACATATTGCTATGCACTAGTAAGTGAAGGAGTTGACTTTTCAAAGGAAGCTTATTTCATGACCCATGACTACTTAAAGATGATGTGGACAAGGATCGACTTCTTAAAGGGTGTTCTTGAAATGGGATACAACTTTGTCTTCACG GATGCTGATGTTATGTGGTTCAGAGATCCATTTCCTCACTTCTACAAAGATGCGGACTTTCAGATAGCGTGTGATCATTTCTTAGGAAACCCTGAAGACGTGGAGAATAGACCTAATGGTGGCTTCTTGTTTGTGAGGTCAAATAATAGATCTATTGAGTTCTACAAGTTTTGGTACACCTCACGAGAAACATATCCGAATTTGCATGATCAAGATGTTCTTAACAATATAAAGTATGATTCGTTCATTATTGATATTGATCTCAAAATGAGATTCTTGGATACAACATATTTTGGTGGATTTTGTGAACCGAGCAAAGATTTGAACATAGTATGTACAATGCATGCTAATTGCTGTTTTGGGCTGGAAAGTAAACTTCATGACCTTAGAGTCGTGCTTCAAGATTGGAAAAACTTCTTGTCTTTGCCACCAACGCTGAAGAGATCATTAGCATTGTCATGGCGAGTTCCTCAAAACTGCAG TCTTGATTCTCTTCACTTGTATGCCCCACCATTGGAGAGCGTAAAACAAGAGAATTTAGAATAA